From a region of the Primulina eburnea isolate SZY01 chromosome 7, ASM2296580v1, whole genome shotgun sequence genome:
- the LOC140836859 gene encoding peroxisomal 2,4-dienoyl-CoA reductase [(3E)-enoyl-CoA-producing]-like, with product MESPFRADVLIGKVALLTGGGSGIGFEISAQFGKHGASIAIMGRRKNVLDDAVSVLQSLGIPAIGLVGDVRKQEDAQRVVEATVKHFGKLDILVNAAAGNFLVSAEDLSPNGFKTVMDIDSVGTFTMCHEALKYLKKGGPGRSSEHGGFILNISATLHYTAAWYQLHVSAAKAAIDALTRNLALEWGTDYDIRVNGIAPGPIGDTTGMSKLVPPEMNSKARDYMPLYKVGEKWDIAMAAVYLASDAGKYINGTTMPVDGGLWLSKPRHLSKDAVKQLSRTVEKRSRATPAGLPTSKL from the exons ATGGAATCTCCATTCAGAGCGGATGTACTGATAGGCAAAGTAGCTCTACTGACAGGAGGCGGGTCGGGGATAGGATTCGAGATATCCGCCCAGTTCGGTAAGCATGGAGCTTCCATCGCCATCATGGGCCGCCGGAAGAACGTCTTAGACGACGCTGTCTCGGTCCTCCAATCCCTCGGCATCCCC GCGATTGGGCTTGTAGGGGATGTTCGGAAACAAGAAGATGCGCAGAGAGTCGTGGAGGCGACAGTGAAGCATTTCGGGAAGCTCGACATTCTTGTAAATGCAGCCGCTGGCAATTTTCTTGTGTCAGCTGAGGATCTCTCTCCTAATGGCTTTAAAACAG TGATGGATATTGATTCGGTTGGCACATTCACAATGTGCCACGAAGCACTAAAGTATCTGAAAAAAGGTGGACCTGGAAGAAGTTCAGAGCACGGAGGATTTATACTAAACATCAGCGCCACTTTGCATTACACGGCAGCTTGGTATCAACTCCATGTATCTGCAGCCAAG GCAGCTATTGATGCCCTGACAAGAAATTTAGCCCTTGAATGGGGGACGGACTATGATATTAGAGTTAATGGCATTGCACCAGGCCCCATTGGAGATACTACAGGAATGAGTAAACTCGTTCCTCCAGAGATGAATAGCAAAGCCAGAGATTATATGCCTCTGTATAAAGTTGGTGAGAAATGGGATATTGCCATGGCTGCTGTCTATCTTGCCTCGGATGCTG GAAAATACATCAATGGAACCACAATGCCCGTTGATGGAGGACTGTGGTTAAGCAAACCACGCCATCTCTCCAAAGATGCTGTTAAACAACTTTCTCGAACTGTGGAGAAAAGAAGTCGTGCTACCCCAGCAGGGCTTCCTACTAGCAAACTTTAG